From the genome of Populus alba chromosome 10, ASM523922v2, whole genome shotgun sequence, one region includes:
- the LOC118033527 gene encoding protein TWIN LOV 1 isoform X2 produces MESQLGLIEKSFNTRYSPWVREVLEELPHNFTITDPTISGHPIVFASPGFLKMSGFRRDQVIGNNGRMFQGPKTNRKTVMEIREAIREERAVQVSLWNYRKDGTPFWMLFQMSPVFSKEDGRVIHFIGVQVPILRNKRSTDDGADAAWNEIVFGSCRREVCSDSLVERGRVLALDTYTNCRGVETEEPWEASEPEKQSAAAAINNILSVLTHYSESTGRLACGKRCSSPAAGLINSSLNISLGRISQSFVLIDPHLPNMPIVYASDAFLKLTGYDRHEVLGCNWRFLSGVGTDSSVLNQIQESIQVEQACTVCFLNYRKDKSTFWNLLHMSPVRNATGKMEEKCKSQDRHGLSPETRQLSAVGAVKVAVRSLSMGASCSKSSDRFNTL; encoded by the exons ATGGAATCGCAGCTGGGTCTAATTGAGAAATCCTTCAACACCAGATACTCTCCCTGGGTCCGAGAAGTTCTCGAGGAATTGCCCCACAATTTCACCATCACTGACCCCACCATTTCGGGTCACCCTATCGTGTTCGCAAGCCCTGGGTTCCTGAAAATGTCGGGTTTTCGGAGAGACCAAGTGATAGGGAACAACGGCAGGATGTTTCAAGGTCCCAAGACGAATAGAAAAACAGTTATGGAAATCCGGGAGGCAATTCGAGAGGAGAGGGCGGTGCAGGTCAGTTTATGGAATTATCGTAAAGACGGGACGCCCTTTTGGATGTTGTTTCAGATGAGCCCTGTTTTTAGCAAGGAGGATGGCAGGGTCATTCATTTCATTGGGGTTCAGGTGCCTATATTGAGAAACAAAAGATCAACCGATGATGGGGCCGATGCTGCTTGGAACGAGATTGTTTTTGGTTCCTGCAGGAGAGAGGTTTGCTCCGACTCTTTGGTGGAACGGGGACGTGTTTTGGCTTTGGATACCTATACCAACTGTAGAG GAGTAGAGACTGAAGAGCCATGGGAGGCAAGTGAACCAGAGAAGCAAAGCGCTGCAGCTGCCATTAACAACATCTTGTCCGTGCTGACCCACTACAGTGAGTCTACTGGCAGACTGGCGTGTGGGAAAAGATGTAGCTCACCTGCGGCAGGCCTCATCAATTCATCTTTAAATATATCTCTTGGTAGAATCAGTCAAAGTTTTGTATT GATAGATCCACACCTGCCTAACATGCCTATAGTTTACGCAAGTGATGCCTTCTTAAAATTGACAG GTTATGATAGACATGAAGTGTTAGGGTGTAATTGGAGATTTCTAAGTGGAGTTGGTACAGATTCCTCGGTTTTGAATCAG ATACAGGAAAGCATTCAGGTTGAGCAAGCATGCACAGTGTGTTTCTTAAATTACAG GAAAGACAAGAGTACGTTTTGGAATCTTCTTCACATGTCACCTGTTCGCAATGCTACTGGCAAG ATGGAAGAAAAATGCAAGAGCCAGGACAGACATGGGCTGAGCCCTGAGACCAGGCAGCTTAGTGCTGTTGGTGCAGTCAAGGTAGCTGTAAGGAGTTTATCGATGGGTGCTAGCTGCTCCAAATCATCAGATCGTTTCAATACACTTTGA
- the LOC118033516 gene encoding small heat shock protein, chloroplastic — MSHALSNLNLSLPLPSMKGASSRNPYGLAFSYSHNHKSNNNMKAMAAESRDNLDHLQRARKNPQQSQHKKRVAPAAPIGLWDRFPTARTVQQMMETMERVMEDPFVYSGGWPSPLPVEGSGYSRGRTPWEIKEGEDEYKMRFDMPGMTKEDVKVWVEEKMLVVKAEKVPKKTVNGVENGEEEEGEWSAKSYGRYSSRIALPENIQFEKISAEVKDGVLYITIPKASATAKIHDINVR, encoded by the exons ATGTCTCACGCACTGTCAAATTTAAACCTCTCTCTTCCTCTGCCATCAATGAAGGGTGCTTCTTCAAGAAACCCTTATGGCCTGGCATTTAGCTACAGCCACAACCACAAGAGCAACAATAACATGAAGGCCATGGCAGCAGAAAGCAGAGACAATCTTGACCACTTGCAGAGAGCCAGGAAGAACCCTCAACAATCTCAACACAAGAAAAGAGTGGCCCCTGCTGCACCAATAG GGTTATGGGACAGGTTTCCTACTGCAAGAACAGTGCAGCAGATGATGGAGACAATGGAGAGGGTGATGGAGGACCCATTTGTCTACTCAGGTGGGTGGCCATCACCATTACCCGTAGAGGGGAGTGGGTACAGCAGAGGAAGGACACCATGGGAGATAAAAGAGGGTGAAGATGAGTACAAAATGAGGTTTGATATGCCAGGAATGACTAAAGAAGATGTGAAAGTTTGGGTTGAGGAGAAGATGCTCGTTGTTAAGGCTGAGAAGGTGCCCAAGAAGACGGTGAATGGTGTAGAGAatggagaagaagaggagggaGAGTGGTCTGCAAAGAGTTATGGCAGGTATAGCAGTAGAATTGCTCTGCCAGAGAATATTCAATTTGAGAAAATCAGTGCTGAAGTTAAAGATGGGGTTTTGTATATAACTATACCTAAAGCCAGTGCCACTGCCAAGATTCATGATATCAATGTTCGGTGA
- the LOC118033527 gene encoding protein TWIN LOV 1 isoform X1: MESQLGLIEKSFNTRYSPWVREVLEELPHNFTITDPTISGHPIVFASPGFLKMSGFRRDQVIGNNGRMFQGPKTNRKTVMEIREAIREERAVQVSLWNYRKDGTPFWMLFQMSPVFSKEDGRVIHFIGVQVPILRNKRSTDDGADAAWNEIVFGSCRREVCSDSLVERGRVLALDTYTNCRGVETEEPWEASEPEKQSAAAAINNILSVLTHYSESTGRLACGKRCSSPAAGLINSSLNISLGRISQSFVLIDPHLPNMPIVYASDAFLKLTGYDRHEVLGCNWRFLSGVGTDSSVLNQIQESIQVEQACTVCFLNYRKDKSTFWNLLHMSPVRNATGKIAYFVGVQMEEKCKSQDRHGLSPETRQLSAVGAVKVAVRSLSMGASCSKSSDRFNTL; the protein is encoded by the exons ATGGAATCGCAGCTGGGTCTAATTGAGAAATCCTTCAACACCAGATACTCTCCCTGGGTCCGAGAAGTTCTCGAGGAATTGCCCCACAATTTCACCATCACTGACCCCACCATTTCGGGTCACCCTATCGTGTTCGCAAGCCCTGGGTTCCTGAAAATGTCGGGTTTTCGGAGAGACCAAGTGATAGGGAACAACGGCAGGATGTTTCAAGGTCCCAAGACGAATAGAAAAACAGTTATGGAAATCCGGGAGGCAATTCGAGAGGAGAGGGCGGTGCAGGTCAGTTTATGGAATTATCGTAAAGACGGGACGCCCTTTTGGATGTTGTTTCAGATGAGCCCTGTTTTTAGCAAGGAGGATGGCAGGGTCATTCATTTCATTGGGGTTCAGGTGCCTATATTGAGAAACAAAAGATCAACCGATGATGGGGCCGATGCTGCTTGGAACGAGATTGTTTTTGGTTCCTGCAGGAGAGAGGTTTGCTCCGACTCTTTGGTGGAACGGGGACGTGTTTTGGCTTTGGATACCTATACCAACTGTAGAG GAGTAGAGACTGAAGAGCCATGGGAGGCAAGTGAACCAGAGAAGCAAAGCGCTGCAGCTGCCATTAACAACATCTTGTCCGTGCTGACCCACTACAGTGAGTCTACTGGCAGACTGGCGTGTGGGAAAAGATGTAGCTCACCTGCGGCAGGCCTCATCAATTCATCTTTAAATATATCTCTTGGTAGAATCAGTCAAAGTTTTGTATT GATAGATCCACACCTGCCTAACATGCCTATAGTTTACGCAAGTGATGCCTTCTTAAAATTGACAG GTTATGATAGACATGAAGTGTTAGGGTGTAATTGGAGATTTCTAAGTGGAGTTGGTACAGATTCCTCGGTTTTGAATCAG ATACAGGAAAGCATTCAGGTTGAGCAAGCATGCACAGTGTGTTTCTTAAATTACAG GAAAGACAAGAGTACGTTTTGGAATCTTCTTCACATGTCACCTGTTCGCAATGCTACTGGCAAG ATAGCATACTTTGTGGGTGTTCAGATGGAAGAAAAATGCAAGAGCCAGGACAGACATGGGCTGAGCCCTGAGACCAGGCAGCTTAGTGCTGTTGGTGCAGTCAAGGTAGCTGTAAGGAGTTTATCGATGGGTGCTAGCTGCTCCAAATCATCAGATCGTTTCAATACACTTTGA
- the LOC118033527 gene encoding protein TWIN LOV 1 isoform X4: MESQLGLIEKSFNTRYSPWVREVLEELPHNFTITDPTISGHPIVFASPGFLKMSGFRRDQVIGNNGRMFQGPKTNRKTVMEIREAIREERAVQVSLWNYRKDGTPFWMLFQMSPVFSKEDGRVIHFIGVQVPILRNKRSTDDGADAAWNEIVFGSCRREVCSDSLVERGRVLALDTYTNCRGVETEEPWEASEPEKQSAAAAINNILSVLTHYSESTGRLACGKRCSSPAAGLINSSLNISLGRISQSFVLIDPHLPNMPIVYASDAFLKLTGYDRHEVLGCNWRFLSGVGTDSSVLNQIQESIQVEQACTVCFLNYRQEYVLESSSHVTCSQCYWQDSILCGCSDGRKMQEPGQTWAEP; encoded by the exons ATGGAATCGCAGCTGGGTCTAATTGAGAAATCCTTCAACACCAGATACTCTCCCTGGGTCCGAGAAGTTCTCGAGGAATTGCCCCACAATTTCACCATCACTGACCCCACCATTTCGGGTCACCCTATCGTGTTCGCAAGCCCTGGGTTCCTGAAAATGTCGGGTTTTCGGAGAGACCAAGTGATAGGGAACAACGGCAGGATGTTTCAAGGTCCCAAGACGAATAGAAAAACAGTTATGGAAATCCGGGAGGCAATTCGAGAGGAGAGGGCGGTGCAGGTCAGTTTATGGAATTATCGTAAAGACGGGACGCCCTTTTGGATGTTGTTTCAGATGAGCCCTGTTTTTAGCAAGGAGGATGGCAGGGTCATTCATTTCATTGGGGTTCAGGTGCCTATATTGAGAAACAAAAGATCAACCGATGATGGGGCCGATGCTGCTTGGAACGAGATTGTTTTTGGTTCCTGCAGGAGAGAGGTTTGCTCCGACTCTTTGGTGGAACGGGGACGTGTTTTGGCTTTGGATACCTATACCAACTGTAGAG GAGTAGAGACTGAAGAGCCATGGGAGGCAAGTGAACCAGAGAAGCAAAGCGCTGCAGCTGCCATTAACAACATCTTGTCCGTGCTGACCCACTACAGTGAGTCTACTGGCAGACTGGCGTGTGGGAAAAGATGTAGCTCACCTGCGGCAGGCCTCATCAATTCATCTTTAAATATATCTCTTGGTAGAATCAGTCAAAGTTTTGTATT GATAGATCCACACCTGCCTAACATGCCTATAGTTTACGCAAGTGATGCCTTCTTAAAATTGACAG GTTATGATAGACATGAAGTGTTAGGGTGTAATTGGAGATTTCTAAGTGGAGTTGGTACAGATTCCTCGGTTTTGAATCAG ATACAGGAAAGCATTCAGGTTGAGCAAGCATGCACAGTGTGTTTCTTAAATTACAG ACAAGAGTACGTTTTGGAATCTTCTTCACATGTCACCTGTTCGCAATGCTACTGGCAAG ATAGCATACTTTGTGGGTGTTCAGATGGAAGAAAAATGCAAGAGCCAGGACAGACATGGGCTGAGCCCTGA
- the LOC118033527 gene encoding protein TWIN LOV 1 isoform X3 — protein sequence MESQLGLIEKSFNTRYSPWVREVLEELPHNFTITDPTISGHPIVFASPGFLKMSGFRRDQVIGNNGRMFQGPKTNRKTVMEIREAIREERAVQVSLWNYRKDGTPFWMLFQMSPVFSKEDGRVIHFIGVQVPILRNKRSTDDGADAAWNEIVFGSCRREVCSDSLVERGRVLALDTYTNCRGVETEEPWEASEPEKQSAAAAINNILSVLTHYSESTGRLACGKRCSSPAAGLINSSLNISLGRISQSFVLIDPHLPNMPIVYASDAFLKLTGYDRHEVLGCNWRFLSGVGTDSSVLNQIQESIQVEQACTVCFLNYRKDKSTFWNLLHMSPVRNATGKCFLGVFQGYNHELLVK from the exons ATGGAATCGCAGCTGGGTCTAATTGAGAAATCCTTCAACACCAGATACTCTCCCTGGGTCCGAGAAGTTCTCGAGGAATTGCCCCACAATTTCACCATCACTGACCCCACCATTTCGGGTCACCCTATCGTGTTCGCAAGCCCTGGGTTCCTGAAAATGTCGGGTTTTCGGAGAGACCAAGTGATAGGGAACAACGGCAGGATGTTTCAAGGTCCCAAGACGAATAGAAAAACAGTTATGGAAATCCGGGAGGCAATTCGAGAGGAGAGGGCGGTGCAGGTCAGTTTATGGAATTATCGTAAAGACGGGACGCCCTTTTGGATGTTGTTTCAGATGAGCCCTGTTTTTAGCAAGGAGGATGGCAGGGTCATTCATTTCATTGGGGTTCAGGTGCCTATATTGAGAAACAAAAGATCAACCGATGATGGGGCCGATGCTGCTTGGAACGAGATTGTTTTTGGTTCCTGCAGGAGAGAGGTTTGCTCCGACTCTTTGGTGGAACGGGGACGTGTTTTGGCTTTGGATACCTATACCAACTGTAGAG GAGTAGAGACTGAAGAGCCATGGGAGGCAAGTGAACCAGAGAAGCAAAGCGCTGCAGCTGCCATTAACAACATCTTGTCCGTGCTGACCCACTACAGTGAGTCTACTGGCAGACTGGCGTGTGGGAAAAGATGTAGCTCACCTGCGGCAGGCCTCATCAATTCATCTTTAAATATATCTCTTGGTAGAATCAGTCAAAGTTTTGTATT GATAGATCCACACCTGCCTAACATGCCTATAGTTTACGCAAGTGATGCCTTCTTAAAATTGACAG GTTATGATAGACATGAAGTGTTAGGGTGTAATTGGAGATTTCTAAGTGGAGTTGGTACAGATTCCTCGGTTTTGAATCAG ATACAGGAAAGCATTCAGGTTGAGCAAGCATGCACAGTGTGTTTCTTAAATTACAG GAAAGACAAGAGTACGTTTTGGAATCTTCTTCACATGTCACCTGTTCGCAATGCTACTGGCAAG TGTTTTCTTGGTGTATTCCAAGGCTACAACCATGAGCTACTTGTAAAATAG